Below is a genomic region from Fischerella sp. PCC 9605.
ATTTGTCCTGCGTCATTTGTCATTTGTACGATTGCTAATGACTAATGACTGATAACTAATGACTAAGTTATTTAGCAAGGCGGTGAAAGTCAAAGCTTAGCCAAATTATTGAGAGAGCAAAAACCAAACTACGAAGGCGTAACGATGATACAAAACATTTTGCTGGCTGTCTCCGGATTGGGACACGCGGAAGAAATGCTAAAAACCTTGAAGGATGTGCCATCAATTCAAAGGGCAAAAGTTACAGTTTTGCACGTGGTTCCGCCACAAAGCACCGCCGAATCCATGACAGCTAAGTGGGAAGAAGGTGGCAAAATCCTGGCAAATGCTATTCAGTCTTTAGCCTTAAATCCTAGCCAAGTCTCTTCTATTTTGCGGCAAGGCGAGCCTAAGGATGTAGTTTGCCAAGTAGCAGATGAAATCGATGCAGATTTAATTATTATGGGTTCTCGCGGACTCAAGCGACTGCAATCGATTTTAGCTAACTCAGTAAGTCAGTACGTTTTCCAATTATCTTCTCGCCCCATGTTGCTGGTAAAAGATGACATTTATGTCAAAAAAATTAACCGCATCATGGTGGCAATGGATAATTCTGATGCTTCAAAACACTGTTTGGACTTAGCTTTGTTTTTGATTCGAGATATTAAGGGAGGAGAGTTAATTCTTTCGCATGTGATCACAGATTTAGGAGGTGAATCTGCTGCATCAGCAAATCAGGTTAATCCCGAACAACATCCTGTTTTAGCAGCAGCTGTCGCGGAAGCGAGAAAACACGGGGTGCAACCTCGTTGTGTGCTTAGTATGGGTAAACCGGGTGAAAAAATTTGTCGCTTGGCAGAGGAGTTAAATGTAGATCTGTTGTTACTTGGTTCTCCAGATCGGCGTCCTTCCATTGCTAAGAGTTTCGTAGATCTAGACAGACTTTTAGGTGCTTCTTTGTCTGATTACGTGAGAATAAATGCTACTTGCCCAGTTTTGTTAGCACGAACTGCTGCTTAAGGTCGCTCACGATTTTGCACTTGATCAATAAAAACCCCTACACTACAGGTGTAAGGGTTTCTTATTTTATACATGAAACACAGAAAGTATTAAGTATCTTTTTTACTTTCGCGGCTAGCTGTTTGAATGTAAAGAATGATCAGAAAAACGGCGGGGACTAGCACAAACAGAATGCTGGCTACAAACCCCAGGTCATTAACCTGCATAGTCAGAAAGCCTCTCTTAGATTCCAGTCAACACTTTTAGGATACCATCATCACGGCTTGACCGAGTTATTTGTCTTTTGTCATTAGTCATTAGTCATTTGTCATTAGTTAATGATAAATGACTACTGGCAATTTTAATCAGGTTTTGTTACTACACTAACCGGGCCGTTCACTAAGGTTTGACAAGCAAGACGGTAATTTGCAGGCTTTTTCTTTAAAAAACGCTTCTCTACATCTGTAGGGGGCGAAAGATTTTCCTTTCCTTCAACGATCTCAACAATACAGGTGCCACACTGACCGTAGCCACCACAATTCATCATTTTTCCCCAAATTTTATAGATGTCAATCCCGTTTTCTAAGGCTTTTTGGCGCAGGTTGGCACCATTCGCAGCTATGACTTCTTTATTCTCTTTTACGAATTTGATGTTACCCATAGCTTATTCCTCGTTGACTGTTGCCTGAATGCTAAGACCGAATTTTTATTTGACTTGCTGAAATGCTTTTCTTTTTATATTAGTTCACAAAATATTATAACAAAATATTAATAATTATATATTTTTGAAAACTAAATTTTGGCAAAAATTTAAGACAGGCAAGACGCCTGTCTTTTCAAAAATATTATAGATTGATTAACTTACCTGAAACCCACGGCTGCTTGCCAAACAAAAGCCAACAGCAAGAAGAATAAAGGAATGAGCGGTAGAACATCTACCAAAGGGTCAAAAATTTGGAATGCTTCAGGCAATTTTGCTAATAATAGTGCTGTTTCCATTTTTGTTTAAATCCACCTATCCAACACAGCTTTCAGAATTGAGAAATATCTTAACATGCATTGGTGGTCATTAGTCATTAGTCATTGGTCATTAGTCATTAGTCATTGGTCATTAGTCATTAGTCATTGGTCATTAGTCAATTA
It encodes:
- a CDS encoding universal stress protein → MIQNILLAVSGLGHAEEMLKTLKDVPSIQRAKVTVLHVVPPQSTAESMTAKWEEGGKILANAIQSLALNPSQVSSILRQGEPKDVVCQVADEIDADLIIMGSRGLKRLQSILANSVSQYVFQLSSRPMLLVKDDIYVKKINRIMVAMDNSDASKHCLDLALFLIRDIKGGELILSHVITDLGGESAASANQVNPEQHPVLAAAVAEARKHGVQPRCVLSMGKPGEKICRLAEELNVDLLLLGSPDRRPSIAKSFVDLDRLLGASLSDYVRINATCPVLLARTAA
- the psbM gene encoding photosystem II reaction center protein PsbM — encoded protein: MQVNDLGFVASILFVLVPAVFLIILYIQTASRESKKDT
- a CDS encoding 2Fe-2S iron-sulfur cluster-binding protein, with translation MGNIKFVKENKEVIAANGANLRQKALENGIDIYKIWGKMMNCGGYGQCGTCIVEIVEGKENLSPPTDVEKRFLKKKPANYRLACQTLVNGPVSVVTKPD
- a CDS encoding photosystem II reaction center protein K, producing METALLLAKLPEAFQIFDPLVDVLPLIPLFFLLLAFVWQAAVGFR